The following are from one region of the Dehalococcoidia bacterium genome:
- a CDS encoding FkbM family methyltransferase, giving the protein MSFGIHIKDVAWYDLPLLWLIPRSPSGRLRELLIARYGSRLPRQEALALCSFEDLRFHMYVRSSDEVGKHLLLAGFLEPYTSYLICNLLRPAATFLDIGANVGYFTILAALTQPHCRVVAVEPVPDTYSLLEKNSLINNLQNIVLINAALGDATGKAVMRLANDSGLAAVAPTYPDGAWGSSGDNQSVEVELTTVDALYQERHISPVKLVKVDVEGYEQYVFRGMSRVIQQDRPIIIAEMEDRWQQRYQYNLDHVVRQFSMYEYELFALSRYGFLSREEVGRYPGIENYVLSPMERRSEVLRGAARAYGSWGRLKAKLRRYALPFWRRLRR; this is encoded by the coding sequence ATGAGCTTCGGGATACATATCAAGGACGTAGCATGGTATGACTTGCCCTTGCTCTGGCTGATACCACGATCTCCGAGCGGTCGACTTCGAGAACTGCTTATTGCTCGATATGGCTCGCGGCTTCCTCGCCAAGAAGCGCTTGCGTTATGTTCGTTCGAGGACCTGCGCTTTCATATGTATGTCCGCTCTTCAGACGAAGTAGGAAAGCATCTTCTTCTTGCAGGATTTTTAGAGCCGTATACCTCATATCTAATTTGTAATCTTCTGCGTCCGGCTGCGACCTTTCTTGACATAGGCGCAAATGTTGGATACTTCACAATTCTCGCAGCGCTTACTCAACCCCATTGCCGTGTCGTTGCGGTAGAGCCAGTTCCGGACACTTACTCGTTATTGGAGAAAAATAGTCTGATTAATAATCTTCAGAATATCGTATTGATCAATGCTGCTCTGGGGGATGCTACTGGAAAAGCCGTGATGCGTCTTGCCAATGACTCAGGCTTGGCGGCAGTTGCGCCTACATACCCAGACGGGGCGTGGGGATCGTCGGGAGACAACCAGTCAGTTGAGGTGGAACTGACAACGGTTGATGCATTATATCAGGAGAGGCACATCTCTCCTGTTAAGCTGGTGAAGGTCGATGTCGAAGGGTATGAACAATACGTTTTTCGAGGAATGTCTCGGGTTATTCAGCAGGATCGTCCGATCATCATTGCAGAGATGGAAGATCGGTGGCAGCAACGATATCAATACAACCTCGATCACGTTGTCCGGCAATTCTCGATGTATGAATATGAACTTTTTGCTCTTAGCCGTTATGGATTTCTGAGTCGCGAAGAAGTTGGTCGTTATCCTGGAATCGAGAACTATGTGCTGTCGCCAATGGAACGGCGATCAGAAGTCCTTCGCGGGGCAGCCCGCGCGTATGGTTCATGGGGGCGCCTCAAGGCAAAACTGCGGCGATATGCGCTGCCATTCTGGAGGCGCCTGCGTCGATAA
- a CDS encoding oligosaccharide flippase family protein — protein sequence MSARLTAWLPARLRRLVVSEGDDAAAWRTRQLSRSLLTSLASKGVSSILQLVAMPVAIRALGAELYGVYAVLAGALSWITMSGVGIGPGLTLRLASGAGGPDAERRLVTTAALLMSAAAGLALAITAALVASIGIPGLFGSQLLAYETELTHGLIAMSILLAIYLVSTVVDAAQAGYQNQYLSNLWTIAGNLLTIALLLLVIPRWSTVVILIVVIYGSMALTRVANGISLVVRRPYLIPRWNAISLKVALSLLSTGGAFFIGQLAAYVFHQYGAFLVGRIVGPQDAARYAVMSQVIVIAIGLVTMITTPLWPAIADARARRDISWILAIYRRTRLTVMGLGTVAGLSIAIAGEPVIARWITPDVAPTLAFQALSGCFLAIDAWDNLHYCVLMGLNRPWLCAGVFALSAVVLIGISAILVPLFGLAGMAASQCLGRLLVMSWLLPFLISRELRLLRT from the coding sequence ATGAGCGCGCGGCTCACTGCTTGGCTGCCTGCGCGGCTGCGCCGGCTGGTTGTGAGCGAAGGGGACGACGCCGCGGCATGGCGGACACGGCAGCTCAGCCGCTCCCTTCTCACCTCGCTGGCGTCGAAAGGCGTGTCGAGCATTCTCCAACTGGTCGCGATGCCGGTAGCGATCCGGGCGCTTGGAGCCGAGCTCTATGGTGTCTATGCGGTGCTGGCGGGAGCGCTTTCGTGGATCACGATGTCCGGGGTCGGGATTGGCCCGGGATTGACGCTTCGGCTAGCGAGCGGCGCTGGAGGACCGGACGCAGAGCGACGCCTTGTGACAACCGCGGCGCTGCTGATGAGCGCAGCAGCAGGGCTGGCATTGGCGATTACTGCTGCTCTAGTCGCCAGCATTGGAATACCAGGGCTTTTTGGTTCGCAGCTTCTCGCCTATGAGACAGAATTGACCCACGGCCTTATCGCCATGAGCATTTTGCTCGCCATTTATCTGGTTTCAACAGTCGTCGATGCGGCACAGGCAGGGTACCAGAACCAATACCTGTCAAATCTCTGGACTATCGCCGGCAATCTCCTCACGATCGCCTTGCTCCTTCTTGTAATCCCGCGGTGGAGCACTGTCGTTATCCTAATCGTTGTAATCTACGGCTCCATGGCCTTGACGCGAGTGGCTAACGGAATTTCTCTGGTCGTTCGTCGCCCCTATCTCATTCCGCGATGGAATGCAATCAGCTTGAAGGTCGCCCTCAGCCTTCTTTCGACCGGAGGAGCGTTTTTTATCGGCCAGCTCGCAGCGTATGTCTTTCATCAGTATGGCGCCTTCTTGGTGGGACGGATTGTTGGACCGCAAGATGCAGCACGCTATGCTGTCATGAGCCAGGTGATCGTTATTGCGATCGGGCTTGTCACAATGATCACGACGCCACTTTGGCCTGCGATTGCGGACGCGCGCGCCCGCCGCGATATCTCATGGATACTTGCAATCTATCGCCGAACCCGCCTCACCGTAATGGGGCTTGGCACCGTGGCCGGACTCAGCATTGCGATCGCCGGCGAGCCGGTTATCGCTCGCTGGATCACTCCAGATGTCGCTCCGACACTTGCGTTTCAGGCCTTATCAGGATGTTTTCTCGCCATCGATGCGTGGGACAATCTCCATTACTGTGTTTTGATGGGTCTCAACCGGCCGTGGTTATGCGCCGGAGTCTTTGCCCTCAGCGCAGTTGTCCTCATCGGCATCAGCGCTATTCTCGTTCCTTTATTCGGCCTCGCAGGAATGGCAGCTTCCCAATGCCTTGGCCGTCTTCTGGTAATGAGCTGGCTTCTTCCATTCTTGATCTCGCGAGAATTGCGCCTACTTAGAACATAA
- a CDS encoding NAD-dependent epimerase/dehydratase family protein, with protein sequence MEISACLVPRASSLAAAMTAIERAQTGLALVVNTDGALVGVLSDGDIRRAIIAGAHPHDPIERFLTADVLALPAAAAVDQRRALGEHPSFLARRPRWIPLLDERGHPRGLLPRAEVEPRAAAVPEPPPLITVFGGAGYIGSVLVRQLLDDGYRVRVFDHVYYDKTSLADVAAHPRFEMVVGDVRHSDEVVPALVGADAVVHLAELVGDPLCAHDPLMTLQINYLATATLVLACRYLQLNRFVYISSCSVYGASADPDAILTEESPLSPVSLYAKLKIEAERVIAQHLHDAFAPCILRLGTVFGLSPRPRFDLVVNTLTAQAVNERAIAVFGGDQWRPHVHVSDVARAIRCCLLLPLETVRGEVFNIVTENLTVDQVAALVAEEVPGTVINRSETTVDRRNYRVSSEKARRVLGFDPRISVREGIREIAAALRSGAITNYADPRYSNILAFTTKGGA encoded by the coding sequence GTGGAGATCAGCGCCTGCCTCGTTCCCCGCGCAAGCTCCCTCGCGGCGGCGATGACGGCGATCGAGCGGGCCCAGACCGGCCTCGCCCTCGTCGTCAACACCGACGGCGCGCTCGTCGGCGTCCTTTCCGACGGCGACATCCGCCGCGCGATCATCGCCGGCGCGCACCCCCACGACCCCATCGAGCGCTTTCTCACCGCCGACGTCCTCGCTCTGCCCGCGGCCGCAGCGGTCGACCAGCGCCGCGCGCTCGGAGAACATCCCTCCTTTCTGGCACGGCGGCCCCGCTGGATCCCGCTCCTCGACGAGCGCGGCCATCCGCGCGGTCTCCTCCCCCGGGCCGAGGTGGAGCCCCGCGCCGCCGCCGTCCCGGAGCCGCCTCCCCTCATCACCGTCTTCGGCGGGGCCGGCTATATCGGCAGCGTCCTCGTCCGCCAGCTGCTCGACGACGGCTATCGCGTTCGGGTTTTCGACCATGTCTACTACGACAAGACGTCGTTGGCAGACGTCGCCGCGCATCCCCGCTTTGAGATGGTAGTCGGCGATGTCCGTCATAGCGACGAAGTGGTCCCGGCGCTGGTCGGCGCCGACGCGGTTGTCCACCTTGCGGAGCTGGTCGGCGACCCGCTCTGCGCCCACGACCCGCTGATGACCCTCCAGATCAACTATCTCGCGACGGCGACGCTCGTCCTCGCCTGCCGCTATCTTCAGCTCAACCGCTTTGTCTATATCTCCTCCTGCAGCGTCTACGGCGCAAGCGCCGACCCCGACGCCATCCTCACGGAGGAGTCTCCCCTCAGCCCCGTCTCCCTGTACGCCAAACTGAAGATCGAGGCCGAACGCGTCATCGCCCAGCACCTCCACGACGCCTTCGCCCCCTGCATTCTTCGCCTTGGCACGGTCTTTGGGCTCTCGCCCCGCCCCCGCTTCGACCTTGTCGTCAACACACTGACCGCCCAAGCCGTGAACGAGCGCGCGATCGCAGTCTTCGGCGGCGACCAGTGGCGGCCGCATGTCCACGTCAGCGATGTCGCCCGCGCTATCCGCTGCTGCCTTCTCCTCCCTCTCGAGACCGTGCGCGGCGAAGTGTTCAACATCGTCACCGAGAACCTCACCGTCGACCAAGTCGCTGCCCTCGTCGCCGAGGAAGTGCCGGGCACAGTCATCAATCGCAGCGAGACCACCGTCGACCGCCGCAACTATCGCGTGTCGTCTGAGAAGGCGCGCCGCGTCCTCGGCTTCGACCCGCGCATCTCCGTCCGCGAAGGCATCCGCGAAATCGCCGCCGCGCTTCGCTCCGGCGCTATCACCAACTACGCCGACCCTCGCTACAGCAACATCTTGGCGTTCACCACGAAAGGAGGGGCGTAA
- a CDS encoding DegT/DnrJ/EryC1/StrS aminotransferase family protein, translated as MAHSLVARPAIEGGSPVRDTFLPIAVPHIGPEEKAAVIAALESGWLSTGPQVFEFERQMKAYVGAKHAVALNSCTAGLHLALVAAGIGPGDEVITTPLTFTATANVVLHVGATVVFADIDPHTGNLDPAAVERALTPRTKAIIPVHYAGYPCDMEAFDALAAGRDILLVEDAAHAIGSRVNGVPVGAAAHRVAVFSFYATKTLTTGEGGMLVTGRDDLAERVRLLSLHGISKDAWKRHSAAGSWYYEVLAPGYKDNMGELAAALGLAQLAKLERFIARREAIVQAYNAAFRDLEAFLLPAEHPAVRHARYIYPLRLRPGALRISRNQFIDALRAENIGTSVYFIPVHLHPYYRTTFGYREGDYPQAEAFSASSVALPLFPDMGDTDVQDVIDAVTRLVAYYRR; from the coding sequence ATGGCCCACTCACTCGTCGCCCGCCCCGCTATCGAGGGAGGATCCCCCGTCCGCGACACGTTCTTGCCGATCGCTGTCCCTCATATCGGCCCCGAAGAGAAAGCCGCTGTGATCGCCGCCCTCGAGAGCGGCTGGCTGTCGACCGGGCCGCAGGTATTTGAGTTCGAGCGGCAGATGAAGGCGTATGTGGGCGCAAAACATGCCGTCGCGCTCAATTCCTGCACCGCCGGCCTCCATCTCGCGCTCGTCGCCGCCGGCATTGGCCCCGGCGATGAAGTGATCACGACGCCCCTTACCTTCACTGCCACCGCGAACGTTGTCCTCCACGTCGGCGCGACGGTCGTCTTCGCCGATATCGATCCGCACACCGGCAATCTCGATCCCGCTGCGGTCGAGCGCGCCCTCACGCCGCGCACCAAGGCGATCATCCCGGTGCATTACGCCGGCTATCCCTGCGACATGGAAGCCTTCGACGCCCTAGCCGCCGGCCGCGACATCCTGCTCGTCGAAGATGCCGCCCACGCGATCGGCAGCCGCGTCAACGGCGTTCCTGTTGGGGCGGCCGCCCACCGGGTCGCCGTGTTCAGCTTCTACGCCACGAAGACGCTCACCACCGGCGAAGGCGGGATGCTCGTCACCGGACGCGACGACCTTGCCGAGCGGGTGCGTCTCCTCAGTCTCCACGGCATCTCAAAGGACGCCTGGAAGCGTCATTCCGCCGCCGGCTCGTGGTACTACGAGGTCTTGGCCCCCGGCTACAAGGACAACATGGGCGAACTTGCGGCCGCCCTCGGGCTCGCCCAGTTGGCAAAGCTTGAGCGCTTCATCGCTCGCCGCGAGGCGATCGTCCAGGCCTACAACGCCGCCTTTCGCGACCTCGAGGCGTTCCTGCTGCCAGCCGAACATCCAGCAGTGCGTCATGCGCGCTACATTTATCCCCTGCGCTTGCGGCCGGGCGCGCTCCGCATCTCCCGCAACCAGTTCATCGACGCGCTGCGCGCCGAGAACATCGGCACCAGCGTCTACTTCATCCCCGTCCATCTCCATCCCTACTACCGGACGACGTTTGGCTACCGGGAAGGCGACTATCCGCAGGCTGAAGCATTCTCGGCCTCGTCCGTGGCGCTGCCGCTCTTTCCGGATATGGGCGACACCGACGTCCAAGACGTGATCGACGCCGTCACCCGGCTGGTCGCCTATTACCGCCGCTAG
- a CDS encoding ABC transporter ATP-binding protein/permease encodes MTRRRPLPRLPTGVRLLGSCWRPLALGTLAMMAVGSLTLLLAGHVGAALSSLPALDPSRWLPVAGLLAARTALALAGTALLGYTANEFSTALRLALLRRSLNAPLAFHDARFSANLVSVFVADIGMAQELLRVVLPALAQHVPTILVAWVVLLVVDPHLALGLAALGAPTVLGIALLGRGIRRTTLAAQETVGQLAVVASESVSGIRTLKALGGQHFMIERFTRLTRQLDTWRRRRTVLNALLDGLAPAGIIIVAIAGVFLVHAELAAGRLTTSALLTFASFAAVLGASLFAVVRAYAGLEPVIGAMRRVIALLDAADDEPTAGQPFQRGAGCLTLDRVSFRYPNGGGIREVSLTLAPGEVVALVGPNGAGKSTLVSLLLRFYPPDEGRILLDGQEAREIALAEWRRQFALVTRDPALFAVSIAENIALGRPGATEAEVRAAAEAMRLDALIDRLPAGLHAHVGENGVQLSAGQRQRLVLARALLQDPLIVIFDEATTSLDRESEQALREAVARWAGRRTIILISHGSLDGWPITRQIRMENGTIVSDEPVRPLTPV; translated from the coding sequence GTGACCCGTAGACGCCCCCTTCCTCGCCTGCCGACAGGGGTCCGCCTCCTCGGTTCCTGCTGGCGGCCGCTTGCGCTCGGCACGCTCGCGATGATGGCAGTGGGCAGCCTCACGCTGCTGCTCGCCGGCCACGTCGGCGCCGCGCTAAGCTCCCTGCCCGCGCTCGACCCCAGCCGCTGGCTGCCCGTTGCCGGCCTCCTCGCAGCGCGGACAGCGCTCGCGCTCGCCGGAACGGCCCTCCTCGGCTACACCGCCAACGAGTTCTCAACCGCGCTCCGCCTCGCTCTCCTGCGCCGCTCCCTCAACGCTCCGCTCGCCTTTCACGACGCCCGCTTCTCTGCCAACCTCGTTTCGGTCTTCGTCGCCGATATCGGCATGGCTCAAGAACTGCTGCGCGTGGTGCTCCCCGCGCTCGCCCAGCACGTGCCCACCATTCTCGTCGCCTGGGTCGTCCTCCTTGTCGTCGACCCGCACCTCGCGCTTGGCCTCGCCGCCCTCGGAGCGCCGACTGTCCTCGGGATCGCGCTCCTCGGCCGCGGCATTCGTCGGACAACGCTCGCTGCCCAAGAGACCGTCGGCCAATTAGCGGTTGTCGCCAGCGAGAGCGTCAGCGGGATCCGGACGCTCAAAGCGCTCGGCGGCCAGCACTTCATGATCGAACGGTTCACCCGCCTTACGCGGCAGCTCGATACGTGGCGTCGCCGCCGAACGGTGCTGAATGCACTCCTCGACGGCCTCGCCCCTGCGGGCATCATCATCGTCGCCATCGCCGGCGTCTTCCTTGTTCATGCCGAGCTCGCCGCCGGCCGGCTGACCACCTCCGCGCTCCTCACCTTCGCCTCGTTCGCGGCGGTGCTCGGCGCCAGCCTGTTTGCCGTCGTGCGCGCCTATGCCGGCCTCGAGCCCGTGATCGGCGCGATGCGCCGCGTGATCGCCCTCCTCGATGCCGCAGACGACGAGCCGACGGCAGGACAGCCCTTCCAGCGCGGTGCGGGATGCCTAACGCTCGACCGCGTCTCGTTCCGCTATCCAAACGGCGGCGGCATCCGCGAAGTGTCGCTCACGCTCGCGCCGGGCGAAGTGGTCGCCCTCGTCGGGCCGAACGGGGCGGGCAAGTCGACGCTTGTCAGCCTGCTCCTCCGCTTCTATCCGCCCGACGAAGGACGGATCCTGCTCGACGGGCAAGAGGCGCGGGAAATTGCGCTCGCTGAGTGGCGGCGCCAGTTCGCGCTCGTCACCCGCGACCCCGCGCTCTTTGCGGTCTCGATCGCCGAGAATATCGCCCTCGGCCGTCCCGGGGCGACCGAAGCCGAAGTCCGCGCCGCCGCCGAAGCGATGCGGCTCGATGCGCTCATCGACCGTCTGCCGGCGGGGCTGCACGCTCACGTCGGCGAGAATGGGGTCCAACTCTCCGCCGGACAGCGGCAGCGTCTCGTACTGGCGCGCGCCCTCCTGCAGGATCCCCTCATCGTCATCTTCGACGAAGCGACCACCTCACTCGACCGCGAGAGCGAGCAGGCGCTGCGCGAGGCGGTGGCACGCTGGGCAGGCCGGCGGACGATCATCCTCATCTCTCACGGTTCCCTCGACGGCTGGCCGATCACGCGCCAGATCCGGATGGAGAATGGCACGATTGTCAGCGACGAGCCGGTCCGCCCGCTGACGCCGGTCTGA
- a CDS encoding NADPH:quinone oxidoreductase family protein: MRAVVLREYGGPAALRVEEVPIPEPGPGQVRIRVHASAMNNSDLQTTEGRYGRPPLPRIMGQEAAGIVDALGEGVTALQPGMRVVGHVWESWAEYAVAPAQELVPLPEAVSFEAAATLPIASYTASMALVSAARLQPGEWVLISPGTGGVGVIAVQLAQLLGGRVIATTSAAAKRPLLSELGAQLVLNWATDDVVAEVLRATAGEGVPVALDGGGTVTFAHCLASLTNAGRLVVYGYTTGMEATVPIGRLLTRNITIFGIAIWTNPAYWDNVAFFRERVLPAVAAGQIRTIVESVVPLEHAGDGLRLLAERRVSGKVVITP; this comes from the coding sequence ATGCGAGCAGTCGTCTTGCGCGAGTATGGCGGCCCAGCAGCGCTGCGCGTGGAGGAGGTCCCCATTCCCGAGCCCGGACCAGGCCAGGTCCGGATCCGCGTTCATGCTTCGGCGATGAACAACTCCGATCTCCAAACGACCGAGGGACGCTACGGACGGCCGCCTCTTCCCCGCATCATGGGGCAGGAAGCCGCCGGCATCGTCGACGCGCTTGGCGAGGGCGTCACCGCCCTGCAGCCGGGAATGCGCGTCGTCGGACACGTCTGGGAGAGCTGGGCCGAATACGCGGTCGCTCCAGCGCAGGAGCTCGTTCCGCTGCCGGAGGCGGTTTCGTTCGAGGCAGCAGCGACCCTGCCGATCGCCTCCTACACCGCCAGTATGGCGCTCGTCAGCGCGGCGCGCCTGCAGCCGGGCGAGTGGGTGCTTATCAGCCCGGGGACCGGCGGCGTAGGAGTGATCGCAGTGCAGCTCGCCCAGCTTCTTGGCGGCCGCGTGATCGCGACGACCTCGGCAGCGGCGAAACGTCCTCTCCTGAGCGAACTAGGCGCGCAGCTTGTGCTCAACTGGGCGACTGACGACGTCGTCGCCGAGGTTCTCCGAGCGACCGCCGGCGAGGGGGTGCCGGTCGCGCTCGACGGAGGCGGCACCGTCACCTTCGCGCACTGCCTCGCCTCGCTCACCAATGCCGGCCGGCTCGTCGTCTACGGCTATACCACGGGGATGGAAGCGACGGTGCCGATCGGCCGCCTCCTTACGCGCAATATCACCATCTTCGGCATCGCGATTTGGACCAACCCGGCCTACTGGGACAATGTGGCGTTCTTCCGAGAGCGGGTCCTGCCGGCAGTTGCGGCGGGACAGATCCGGACGATCGTCGAGAGCGTGGTCCCGCTTGAGCACGCCGGCGACGGTCTTCGGCTGCTTGCCGAGCGGCGTGTCAGCGGCAAAGTGGTTATCACGCCGTAG